One region of Bacteroidales bacterium genomic DNA includes:
- a CDS encoding aldo/keto reductase — translation MKSINISEDLEMSRIAQGLWRLDKWDMSNQELLRFVEEAMDMGVTTFDHADIYGDYTCEALFGQIFKLKPGLRKRMQLVTKCGIKMVSEKYPERMIKHYDTGYGHIISSVEQSLKNLHTDYIDLLLIHRPDPLMDPAETAKAFEELESQGKVLNFGVSNFTPMQFEMLDRHFDGELVTNQVEISPYNLEHFQNENIEFFLREEIHPMAWSPLSGGRVFEPEDEKGIRIKTKLKEIAKTLGVEDIEKVIYAWLLTHPAGIIPIVGTGKIERLKKAVQSVDIELTREQWFEIYVAS, via the coding sequence ATGAAAAGCATTAACATATCTGAAGACCTTGAAATGTCAAGAATTGCTCAAGGCCTTTGGAGACTTGACAAATGGGATATGAGTAACCAGGAACTTCTTCGTTTTGTGGAGGAGGCCATGGACATGGGGGTAACGACCTTTGACCATGCCGATATTTACGGGGATTATACGTGCGAAGCCCTCTTCGGTCAAATATTCAAACTCAAACCGGGGTTGAGGAAAAGGATGCAGTTGGTTACCAAATGCGGGATCAAAATGGTATCGGAGAAATATCCTGAACGAATGATTAAGCATTACGATACAGGCTACGGGCATATCATTTCTTCGGTGGAACAATCCCTAAAAAACCTGCATACCGATTATATTGACCTGCTTTTGATCCACCGGCCCGATCCGCTGATGGATCCTGCTGAAACGGCCAAAGCATTTGAGGAGCTTGAATCCCAGGGGAAAGTATTGAATTTTGGGGTTTCCAATTTTACGCCCATGCAGTTTGAAATGCTGGACCGGCATTTTGATGGCGAGCTGGTTACCAATCAGGTGGAGATCTCCCCCTACAATTTGGAGCACTTTCAAAACGAGAATATCGAGTTCTTTTTGCGGGAAGAAATTCATCCCATGGCATGGTCGCCCCTTTCCGGCGGAAGGGTTTTTGAGCCTGAAGATGAAAAGGGTATAAGGATCAAGACCAAACTAAAGGAAATTGCAAAAACTTTAGGTGTTGAAGACATTGAAAAGGTGATCTATGCATGGTTGCTGACTCATCCTGCAGGAATTATCCCAATTGTGGGAACCGGCAAGATCGAACGCCTGAAAAAAGCTGTTCAGTCCGTGGATATTGAACTGACCCGTGAACAGTGGTTCGAAATTTATGTGGCGTC